The following is a genomic window from Desulfobacterales bacterium.
CGTCATCGGTGACGCCCACCAGCAACACACCGCCATCAGTATTTAAAAAGGCCACCACGGACTTGAGCCAGGCCTTCTCGATGCCCTTCTCTGAGCGATCGGTTTTTAAATTCCAGCGCAGTGTGGATTTAAATTCCAGGCGGTCACTTTCTCCGCTGCTGATCAACTTCTGGATCTTTTCCCGGTAAGCGTTTAAATCGGTGGAGCCGGATCGCAGCTCATCTTTCAACTGGCTGGCCAGCTGCTGATTTTGGGTCAGCAACGCTTGGTGCTGACGATGAACCTCAAGCTGACGCGATACGCGGGCCACGACTTCATCGGGCTCAAAGGGTTTGGTAATAAAGTCCACCGCCCCTAATGAAAGACCGCGTACTTTTTCCTTGGTATCGTGCAGAGCGGTCAAAAAAATGATGACTGTATTCTGGGTGGCTTCATCCGCTTTTAATCGCGCGCAGGTTTCATATCCGTCAATACCGGGCATCATGATGTCCAGCAGAATAAGATCGGGGGATGCCTGCTGTGCGATCCGCAGGGCGTCTTCACCGGACTTAGCACTCAATAGGCGGTATCCCTGACCCTGCAGCGTCTGGTGCAGCATCTGAAGGTTGAGGAC
Proteins encoded in this region:
- a CDS encoding response regulator; its protein translation is MNKLSNGPKDQNPNTDSATPVVLLVDDNVLNLQMLHQTLQGQGYRLLSAKSGEDALRIAQQASPDLILLDIMMPGIDGYETCARLKADEATQNTVIIFLTALHDTKEKVRGLSLGAVDFITKPFEPDEVVARVSRQLEVHRQHQALLTQNQQLASQLKDELRSGSTDLNAYREKIQKLISSGESDRLEFKSTLRWNLKTDRSEKGIEKAWLKSVVAFLNTDGGVLLVGVTDDGQILGTEADQFDNEDKYLLHVNNCLQQRIGLEHSGFIRFQLIPVEEKKVLLIECQPSPSAAFLKFGKDEDFYVRIGPGSRRLSTSEVLAYMSKRKLESQ